A stretch of Campylobacter concisus DNA encodes these proteins:
- the carB gene encoding carbamoyl-phosphate synthase large subunit, with protein MPKRTDINTILLIGSGPIVIGQACEFDYSGTQAAKTLKELGYRVVLINSNPATIMTDPNFADATYIEPITKDSILKIIEKENIDAILPTMGGQVALNAAMEVFESGLLKDVKFLGANPEAIKKGEDRQIFKATMQKIGMDLPESRYAYNMDDALNAANEIGFPLIIRASYTLGGAGSGVAYNMDEFKELANTGLDASPIHEILIEESLLGWKEYEMEVIRDRNDNCIIVCSIENFDPMGVHTGDSITVAPALTLTDKEYQAMRDASFAILREIGVDTGGSNVQFAIDPKSGRMIVIEMNPRVSRSSALASKATGYPIAKVATLLAVGFSLDEIKNDITGTPASFEPVIDYIVTKIPRFTFEKFPGSNPYLGTAMKSVGEVMAIGRTFKESIQKALCSLERDLCGFNSLNLEKNALVYGIRNANEQRILYLAQAFRDGFSVAEVHEFSKIDPWFLEQIYEIVKFEDKIDMDILNNEELLREAKSMGFSDKMIAVLINEKDDLELSQNDIYFARQKLGIELEYNEVDTCAGEFKALTPYLYSTTNITKFPKKELAKDAKKVMIIGGGPNRIGQGIEFDYCCVHASYALRDLGVKTIMYNCNPETVSTDYDTSDILYFEPIDFEHVRSVIEREKPDGVIVHFGGQTPLKFAKRLSVIGAKIIGTTARVIDVAEDRKKFSEFINKIGVLQPKNDTATSLEEALQKAATIGYPVLVRPSYVLGGRAMRRVHNESELKEYMSEAVKVSNHSPVLLDKFLQDAKELDVDAICDGKEVYIGAIMEHIEEAGIHSGDSACILPPMSLSAEMIKKVEKQTRDIALNLGVVGLMNIQFAIYENELYMIEVNPRASRTVPFVSKATGVPMAKVATRVMWQGNLREALKFYDDYRVVYEDGDILKPRVSSHICVKECVLPFNKLSGADLILGPEMKSTGEVMGISHDFASSFAKSQIAASNTLPSKGRVFLTLADGDKSYAPDLARELIALGFSVIATGGTHKILSEAGVEAEFVYKISEGRPNVEDRLKNGDIALVINTSDTKSSVDDGKKIRQNVLRFKIPYFTTIRAALAAAKSLSAVQTSKALEVKSLQEYLRSSK; from the coding sequence ATGCCAAAAAGAACAGATATAAATACCATTTTACTAATCGGCTCAGGCCCTATCGTCATCGGTCAAGCCTGCGAATTTGACTACTCAGGCACGCAAGCAGCCAAGACGCTAAAAGAGCTTGGATACCGCGTAGTGCTCATTAACTCAAACCCAGCCACCATTATGACTGACCCAAATTTCGCCGATGCAACGTATATAGAGCCGATCACAAAAGATAGCATTTTAAAGATCATCGAAAAAGAAAATATTGATGCCATCTTGCCAACGATGGGTGGACAAGTAGCGCTAAATGCCGCTATGGAGGTCTTTGAGAGTGGCCTTTTAAAGGATGTCAAATTTCTTGGTGCAAACCCAGAAGCGATAAAAAAAGGCGAAGATAGACAAATTTTTAAAGCAACTATGCAAAAGATCGGCATGGACCTGCCTGAGAGTAGATATGCTTACAACATGGATGACGCGCTAAATGCAGCAAATGAGATAGGCTTTCCGCTCATCATAAGAGCTAGCTACACGCTTGGTGGTGCAGGAAGCGGCGTGGCTTATAATATGGATGAGTTTAAAGAGCTAGCCAACACCGGCCTTGACGCAAGCCCAATACATGAAATTTTGATAGAAGAGAGCTTGCTTGGCTGGAAAGAGTACGAGATGGAGGTTATTAGAGATAGAAATGACAACTGCATCATCGTCTGCTCGATCGAAAATTTTGACCCAATGGGCGTGCATACAGGCGATAGTATCACGGTCGCACCAGCTTTAACGCTAACAGATAAAGAGTATCAAGCTATGCGTGATGCTAGTTTTGCCATACTTCGTGAGATCGGCGTTGATACTGGTGGCAGTAACGTGCAGTTTGCCATAGACCCAAAAAGTGGTCGCATGATCGTTATCGAGATGAACCCACGCGTTAGCCGAAGCTCAGCCCTTGCAAGTAAGGCTACTGGCTATCCTATCGCAAAGGTCGCGACACTACTTGCAGTTGGTTTTAGCCTAGATGAGATCAAAAACGACATCACTGGCACACCTGCTAGCTTTGAGCCGGTGATTGACTACATCGTGACAAAGATCCCACGTTTTACATTTGAGAAATTCCCAGGATCAAACCCATATCTAGGCACTGCGATGAAGTCAGTTGGCGAGGTTATGGCCATTGGCAGGACATTTAAAGAGAGTATCCAAAAAGCGCTTTGCAGCCTAGAGCGCGATCTTTGCGGATTTAATAGCTTAAATTTAGAAAAAAATGCCTTGGTTTATGGCATCAGAAATGCAAACGAGCAGAGAATTTTATATCTAGCGCAAGCCTTTAGAGATGGATTTAGCGTGGCGGAGGTGCATGAGTTTAGCAAGATCGATCCTTGGTTTTTGGAGCAAATTTATGAGATAGTTAAATTTGAAGATAAGATCGATATGGATATCTTAAACAACGAAGAGCTACTGCGAGAGGCTAAAAGCATGGGCTTTTCAGACAAGATGATAGCTGTGCTTATAAATGAAAAAGACGATCTTGAGCTTAGCCAAAATGATATCTATTTTGCTAGGCAGAAGCTTGGCATCGAGCTTGAATACAACGAGGTCGATACTTGCGCTGGCGAATTTAAGGCGCTAACCCCATATCTTTACTCAACCACAAATATCACTAAATTTCCTAAAAAAGAGCTAGCAAAAGACGCTAAAAAGGTGATGATAATAGGCGGCGGTCCAAACAGGATCGGCCAGGGTATAGAGTTTGACTACTGCTGCGTGCACGCAAGCTACGCACTAAGAGACCTTGGCGTAAAAACGATAATGTACAACTGTAACCCAGAAACCGTCTCAACCGACTACGACACGAGCGATATTTTGTACTTTGAGCCGATCGATTTTGAGCACGTGAGATCAGTCATCGAGCGCGAAAAGCCAGATGGTGTGATCGTGCATTTTGGCGGCCAAACTCCGCTTAAATTTGCAAAACGCCTAAGCGTGATCGGCGCTAAGATCATCGGCACAACCGCAAGAGTGATCGATGTGGCCGAGGATAGAAAGAAATTTAGCGAATTTATAAATAAAATAGGCGTCCTTCAGCCTAAAAACGACACCGCCACTAGTTTAGAAGAAGCCTTGCAAAAAGCTGCTACTATCGGCTATCCAGTACTCGTTCGCCCAAGCTACGTTTTAGGCGGTAGGGCGATGAGAAGGGTGCATAACGAGAGCGAGCTAAAAGAGTATATGAGTGAGGCGGTAAAGGTTAGCAACCACTCGCCAGTGCTACTTGATAAATTTTTACAAGACGCAAAAGAGCTCGATGTAGACGCGATATGTGACGGCAAAGAGGTATATATAGGTGCTATAATGGAGCACATCGAGGAGGCCGGAATTCACTCTGGCGACTCAGCTTGCATATTGCCACCGATGAGTTTAAGCGCAGAAATGATAAAAAAAGTGGAGAAGCAAACCAGAGATATCGCGCTAAATTTAGGTGTCGTTGGCCTTATGAATATCCAGTTTGCTATCTATGAAAACGAGCTTTATATGATCGAGGTAAATCCTCGCGCGAGCAGAACCGTGCCGTTTGTGAGTAAGGCCACTGGCGTGCCTATGGCAAAGGTAGCAACAAGAGTTATGTGGCAGGGAAATTTACGTGAGGCACTTAAATTTTATGATGATTATAGGGTTGTTTATGAGGACGGCGACATCCTAAAACCTCGCGTAAGTTCGCATATTTGTGTAAAAGAATGTGTATTGCCATTTAACAAGCTAAGTGGCGCCGATCTCATCCTTGGTCCTGAGATGAAGAGTACGGGCGAGGTTATGGGTATCAGTCACGATTTTGCAAGCTCATTTGCAAAGAGTCAGATCGCTGCGAGCAACACTTTACCAAGCAAGGGTAGGGTATTTTTGACATTAGCTGACGGCGACAAATCTTATGCGCCAGACCTTGCAAGAGAGCTAATAGCACTTGGCTTTAGCGTCATCGCAACTGGCGGAACGCATAAAATTTTAAGCGAAGCTGGCGTGGAGGCCGAGTTTGTCTATAAGATAAGCGAGGGCAGACCAAACGTCGAAGATAGGCTTAAAAACGGCGACATCGCACTTGTTATAAATACAAGCGATACAAAATCAAGTGTAGATGACGGCAAAAAGATCCGCCAAAATGTGCTTAGATTTAAAATTCCATATTTTACAACGATCCGTGCAGCACTCGCAGCTGCTAAGTCACTAAGTGCAGTTCAAACTAGCAAAGCGCTTGAGGTAAAAAGCTTACAAGAGTATCTAAGGAGTAGTAAATGA
- a CDS encoding PD-(D/E)XK nuclease superfamily protein, whose translation MILGGTGGSNTKTGLIFEGKVDLATFLSQQRNYKIDKDSNVFYKGKYIASIFKKYKFYDFLKSKGIDWATIISKRLLPDDSIYVIVNNTFFIIECKFQRVAGSVDEKLQTCDFKKKQYQKLLSHLNMEVEYIYLLSNWFRKKEYKDVLDYILCVKCKYYFEYIPLQILGLPIP comes from the coding sequence ATGATATTAGGTGGAACAGGTGGTTCAAATACAAAAACTGGATTAATTTTTGAAGGTAAAGTTGATTTGGCGACTTTTTTATCACAACAACGTAATTACAAGATAGATAAAGACTCGAATGTTTTTTATAAAGGTAAATATATTGCTAGCATTTTTAAAAAATATAAATTTTATGATTTTTTAAAAAGTAAAGGTATTGATTGGGCTACTATCATATCCAAACGTCTCTTGCCAGACGATAGCATTTACGTTATTGTTAATAATACGTTTTTTATAATAGAATGTAAATTTCAAAGAGTTGCTGGTTCAGTTGATGAAAAGCTACAAACATGTGATTTTAAGAAAAAGCAATATCAGAAATTACTTTCTCATTTAAATATGGAAGTTGAATACATTTATTTACTTAGTAATTGGTTTAGAAAGAAAGAATACAAAGATGTTCTAGATTATATTTTGTGTGTTAAATGTAAGTATTATTTTGAATATATTCCACTTCAAATTTTGGGATTACCAATACCATGA
- a CDS encoding DNA-methyltransferase yields the protein MKDIFKLINGDCFNELAKFKGEFDLIFADPPYFLSNGGLSIQSGQIVSVNKGKWDEGTNIDEIDEFNLKWLKLAKQSLSDNGSIMISGTYHNIFSIGRALQKLDYKILNIITWQKTNPPPNFSCRYLTHSTEQIIWARKDERHKHIFNYELMKRINGDKQMKDVWSFAAIAPWEKACGKHPTQKPLSLLIRLILMASNENSVICDPFAGSATTGIAANLLGRNFIGIEKEQEFIDIALKRKAELEANFINFRDKFSDIKMLESLKFG from the coding sequence ATGAAAGATATCTTTAAGCTCATAAATGGCGACTGCTTTAATGAACTAGCTAAATTTAAAGGCGAGTTTGACCTTATCTTTGCAGATCCACCGTATTTTCTTTCAAATGGTGGGCTTAGCATCCAAAGCGGGCAGATAGTTAGCGTAAATAAAGGTAAGTGGGATGAGGGCACAAATATAGATGAGATCGATGAATTTAACCTAAAATGGCTCAAGCTTGCTAAGCAATCACTTAGTGACAATGGCAGCATAATGATAAGTGGGACATACCACAACATATTTTCTATCGGCAGGGCACTTCAAAAGCTTGATTATAAAATTTTAAACATAATTACGTGGCAAAAGACCAATCCTCCGCCAAATTTTAGCTGCAGGTATCTAACCCATAGCACCGAGCAGATCATTTGGGCTAGAAAAGATGAGAGACATAAACACATCTTTAACTATGAGCTTATGAAGCGGATAAATGGAGATAAGCAGATGAAAGATGTGTGGAGTTTTGCTGCGATTGCTCCTTGGGAGAAAGCATGTGGTAAGCATCCTACACAAAAACCACTTTCGCTTTTGATAAGGCTTATTTTGATGGCAAGTAATGAAAATAGTGTCATTTGTGATCCATTTGCAGGCTCTGCAACAACTGGTATAGCTGCAAATTTACTAGGTAGAAATTTTATAGGTATTGAAAAAGAGCAAGAATTTATAGATATTGCACTTAAGCGAAAGGCTGAGCTAGAAGCAAATTTTATAAATTTTAGAGATAAATTTAGTGATATAAAAATGCTTGAGAGCTTAAAATTTGGTTAG
- a CDS encoding isoleucyl-tRNA synthetase, whose product MKILNAFFAGIIFVLAPIFTLFVGIYNNYFSYYGISEYFNVIFVDNVPFLWLLPVFFIFGYCFFYAPFRKIFRAFYLVLLIVCAFSWYPDFGRTLGENYFMSKSLSLDISSNLENEQKTDGKILYDGRREIYFLRSDNNKVVKISK is encoded by the coding sequence ATGAAAATTTTAAATGCTTTTTTTGCGGGTATTATATTCGTCCTTGCTCCTATTTTTACGCTATTTGTTGGAATTTACAACAACTACTTTTCTTACTATGGTATAAGCGAGTATTTTAATGTTATTTTTGTTGATAACGTGCCTTTCTTATGGCTTTTGCCCGTATTTTTTATATTTGGGTATTGCTTTTTTTACGCGCCTTTTAGAAAAATTTTTAGAGCCTTTTATTTAGTTTTGCTGATAGTTTGTGCTTTTAGTTGGTATCCTGACTTTGGACGCACTTTAGGAGAGAATTATTTTATGAGTAAATCGCTATCTTTAGATATCTCATCAAATTTAGAAAATGAGCAAAAGACTGATGGAAAGATACTTTATGATGGACGAAGAGAAATTTATTTTTTAAGAAGCGATAATAATAAAGTCGTTAAAATTTCAAAGTAA
- a CDS encoding DUF507 family protein, producing the protein MRLKLPHVPYISHKIAIDLLNCGFVRLNKGIEPIVAKTSEILIVDIQKERALDERVNELLEKNEDEMQTMQIDRKNMFWLVKKKLAGEFDVILTHEDRFSNIAHKVLETIWKSGLVDYNVSENRVKNVIYNSIDEYLKSYEKIEDDVYEMIQNYKHKLIPGTDEYDLVFERLYQDELKKRGML; encoded by the coding sequence ATGCGTTTAAAACTCCCACACGTTCCGTATATTTCACATAAAATAGCAATAGATCTTCTAAATTGTGGTTTCGTAAGACTAAATAAAGGCATTGAGCCAATCGTAGCAAAAACAAGTGAAATTTTAATAGTCGATATTCAAAAAGAAAGAGCTTTAGATGAGCGAGTAAATGAGCTTTTGGAGAAAAATGAAGACGAGATGCAAACTATGCAAATTGACCGTAAAAATATGTTTTGGCTCGTCAAAAAGAAGCTTGCAGGCGAATTTGATGTAATCTTAACCCACGAAGATAGATTTAGTAATATCGCTCACAAAGTGCTTGAAACTATTTGGAAGAGTGGTCTTGTTGATTATAATGTATCTGAAAATCGTGTAAAAAATGTGATTTATAACTCAATAGACGAGTACTTAAAAAGCTATGAGAAGATAGAAGATGATGTTTATGAAATGATACAAAATTATAAACATAAGCTAATCCCAGGAACTGATGAATATGATCTTGTCTTTGAGCGTTTATATCAAGATGAGCTTAAAAAAAGAGGCATGCTTTAA
- the carA gene encoding glutamine-hydrolyzing carbamoyl-phosphate synthase small subunit translates to MKAYIYIENGVFLEAKAFGAHGECAGELVFNTSMTGYEEIMSDPSYAGQFIVFTMPEIGIVGINEDDMESLRIHASGVIMRSYNETPSNYRSQKSLGKFFEEQGKFGVYDIDTRYLTKMLRDEGALMAYISTQISDKDELKRRLESSGRIENINYVKTVSAMDEYEHKKGAWDRNLKSYKPLKSIGKKIAVFDFGVKRNILNELCETGLEVIVVPHDTKAEILIEKFKNGEINGVFLSNGPGEPKNLKAEIGEIKKMIEARIPIFGICLGHQLLSNAFGYETYKLKFGQHGANHPVLNLETKAIEITTQNHNYNVPESIAEVAVVTHRNLFDNTIEGVRYKDYPIFSVQHHPEASGGPSESKYIFKRFLEIL, encoded by the coding sequence ATGAAAGCTTACATTTATATTGAAAATGGTGTTTTTTTAGAAGCAAAAGCTTTTGGTGCTCACGGCGAGTGTGCAGGTGAGCTCGTCTTTAATACCTCAATGACTGGCTACGAAGAGATCATGAGCGATCCAAGCTATGCTGGTCAGTTTATCGTCTTTACTATGCCAGAAATAGGCATAGTAGGTATAAACGAAGACGATATGGAGAGTCTTAGAATTCATGCAAGTGGCGTTATAATGAGAAGCTACAACGAGACCCCGTCAAACTACCGTTCGCAAAAATCTTTGGGAAAATTTTTCGAAGAGCAAGGTAAATTTGGTGTTTATGACATTGATACTAGATACCTTACAAAGATGCTACGTGATGAAGGTGCCTTGATGGCTTATATCTCAACGCAGATAAGTGATAAAGATGAGCTAAAACGCAGGCTTGAAAGTAGCGGGCGTATCGAAAATATAAACTACGTAAAAACAGTTAGTGCGATGGATGAATATGAGCACAAAAAAGGCGCTTGGGATAGAAATTTAAAGTCATATAAGCCGCTAAAAAGTATTGGTAAAAAGATAGCTGTTTTTGACTTTGGTGTAAAGAGAAATATCCTAAACGAGCTATGTGAAACCGGCCTTGAGGTTATTGTTGTGCCACACGACACTAAGGCTGAAATTTTGATAGAAAAATTTAAAAATGGCGAGATAAATGGAGTATTCTTATCAAATGGTCCTGGTGAGCCAAAAAATTTAAAGGCCGAAATAGGTGAGATCAAAAAGATGATTGAGGCTAGGATACCTATATTTGGCATTTGTCTTGGACATCAGCTACTATCAAATGCCTTTGGATACGAGACATATAAGCTTAAATTTGGTCAGCATGGAGCAAATCACCCAGTGCTAAATTTAGAGACAAAAGCGATCGAGATAACAACACAAAATCACAACTACAACGTACCTGAAAGTATCGCAGAAGTAGCTGTTGTGACTCATAGAAATTTATTTGACAACACAATCGAAGGCGTGAGATACAAAGACTATCCGATCTTTTCAGTTCAGCACCATCCAGAAGCAAGTGGTGGCCCAAGCGAGAGTAAATATATATTTAAGCGGTTTTTAGAAATTTTATAA
- a CDS encoding sulfite exporter TauE/SafE family protein: MQNINLYMIVSVAFLSSFSHCVGMCSGFLSLQTLFFKGKSKREILMLSTLYSLARIFAYVVLGALFGAFGAAISFNMQARGLIFFIVGLVIAFIGIALLFRGELLKFVENQKALNFVVRIAKTRIQKKNLANFLLLGFLNGFLPCGVVYYFLALGILSANFIDSAFIMLVFGLCTLPAMLLASFVFGILNEKFKDIMFKISASIMIINGIYLSFLGYRANA, encoded by the coding sequence ATGCAAAATATAAACCTTTACATGATTGTCTCAGTTGCATTTTTAAGTAGCTTTAGTCATTGTGTAGGTATGTGTAGTGGATTTTTGAGCCTACAGACTCTATTTTTTAAAGGCAAAAGCAAGAGAGAAATTCTAATGCTAAGTACGCTTTATAGTCTAGCTAGAATTTTTGCTTATGTGGTTTTAGGAGCTTTGTTTGGTGCCTTTGGAGCGGCCATTAGCTTTAACATGCAAGCAAGAGGTCTTATATTTTTTATAGTTGGCTTAGTGATCGCGTTTATCGGTATTGCCTTACTTTTTAGGGGTGAGCTTTTAAAATTTGTAGAGAATCAAAAGGCGCTTAATTTTGTAGTAAGAATTGCAAAAACAAGGATTCAAAAGAAAAATTTAGCAAATTTTTTATTACTTGGTTTTCTAAATGGCTTTTTGCCTTGTGGTGTGGTTTATTACTTTTTAGCACTTGGGATTTTAAGTGCAAATTTTATTGATTCGGCTTTTATAATGCTTGTATTTGGTCTTTGTACATTGCCAGCCATGCTTTTAGCTAGCTTTGTATTTGGAATTTTAAATGAAAAATTTAAAGACATAATGTTTAAGATCTCAGCTAGCATAATGATAATAAATGGAATTTATCTATCATTCTTAGGATATAGAGCAAATGCTTAA
- a CDS encoding response regulator transcription factor, which produces MSKILNNLTVLIVENEGDGKKIVQEVMRDKFEKVITAQNGDEGLKKFKKYNPNMVITDVFMPIMNGLDMAKCIKEISKDTPIIVFSTNSEKETLLKAIDVGIDKYVLKPIDLDDFLVTLENVAKNKIETANIIQVTNGYSFNKIKRVLIRDGVEISLTKKELAFISLLIKRLGTLVLHDEIKNVVWVGESVTEAAIRTFVKRVRDKVGSNFIKNVPGLGYKIDRRLS; this is translated from the coding sequence ATGAGCAAGATTCTTAATAATCTAACTGTTCTTATCGTTGAGAATGAGGGAGATGGTAAAAAAATAGTACAAGAAGTTATGCGAGATAAATTTGAAAAAGTTATCACTGCTCAAAATGGCGATGAAGGACTTAAGAAATTTAAAAAATATAATCCAAATATGGTTATAACAGACGTTTTTATGCCTATAATGAATGGTCTTGATATGGCTAAATGCATTAAAGAAATTTCAAAAGATACACCTATTATAGTTTTTAGCACAAATAGTGAAAAAGAAACACTTCTAAAAGCGATAGATGTCGGTATTGATAAATACGTTTTAAAGCCGATTGATCTTGATGATTTTTTGGTTACTTTAGAAAATGTTGCTAAAAATAAGATAGAAACAGCAAATATTATTCAGGTTACAAATGGATATAGTTTTAATAAAATAAAACGTGTGCTTATCAGAGATGGTGTTGAAATTTCTCTTACAAAAAAAGAACTTGCATTTATATCTTTACTCATAAAAAGACTTGGTACGCTTGTGCTTCACGATGAAATAAAAAATGTTGTTTGGGTCGGTGAGAGCGTAACAGAGGCTGCTATTAGGACCTTTGTTAAACGTGTTAGAGATAAAGTCGGTAGTAATTTTATAAAAAATGTTCCTGGACTTGGTTACAAAATAGACAGAAGACTCTCCTAG
- the ccoN gene encoding cytochrome-c oxidase, cbb3-type subunit I: MRPSQLLHYDYSVAKLFMFSTIFFGIVGMAIGVLVAFQLACPDLNYIAGEYSAFGRLRPLHTNGIIFGFMLSGIFATWYYIGQRVLKVSMSESPFLMFIGKLHFWLYILVMILAVVTLFMGESTSKEYAELEWPLDIAVVVVWVLWGVSIFGLIGIRREKTLYISVWYYIATFLGVAMLYLFNNMEIPTRLVSGYGSWLHSVSMYAGSNDALVQWWYGHNAVAFVFTVAIIAQIYYFLPKESGQPIFSYKLSLFSFWGLMFIYLWAGGHHLIYTAVPDWMQTMGSVFSIVLILPSWGSAINMLLTMKGEWTQLRESPLIKFMILASTFYMFSTLEGPILAIKSVNALAHYTDWVPGHVHDGALGWVGFMTMAALYHMTPRVFKREIYSKSLMEAQFWIQTTGIVLYFASMWIAGITQGMMWRATDSYGNLLYSFIDTVVVLIPYYYIRAIGGLLYLIGFLMFAYNIYKSTSAKAILAEPKSATPMGGAKANAEVM; encoded by the coding sequence ATGCGACCATCCCAGTTGCTACATTATGATTATAGTGTGGCAAAACTCTTTATGTTCTCCACGATATTTTTTGGTATTGTTGGCATGGCTATTGGTGTTTTGGTGGCTTTTCAGCTTGCCTGTCCTGATCTAAACTATATAGCTGGTGAGTATTCGGCATTTGGTAGATTGCGTCCTCTTCATACTAACGGTATCATTTTTGGTTTTATGCTCTCTGGTATATTTGCCACTTGGTATTACATTGGACAGCGTGTTTTAAAAGTATCAATGAGTGAATCTCCGTTTTTGATGTTCATTGGTAAGCTTCATTTTTGGCTTTATATACTTGTTATGATTCTAGCTGTTGTGACACTTTTTATGGGCGAGAGTACATCTAAGGAGTATGCCGAGCTTGAGTGGCCACTAGATATCGCAGTAGTAGTAGTCTGGGTGCTTTGGGGCGTAAGTATATTTGGACTTATTGGTATACGCCGCGAGAAGACACTTTACATCTCAGTTTGGTATTACATTGCTACATTTCTTGGCGTTGCTATGCTTTATCTATTTAATAACATGGAAATTCCAACAAGGCTAGTTAGTGGATATGGCTCATGGCTACATTCAGTTTCGATGTATGCTGGCTCAAATGATGCCTTGGTTCAGTGGTGGTACGGTCATAACGCAGTTGCATTTGTATTTACAGTAGCGATCATTGCCCAAATTTATTACTTCTTACCAAAAGAGAGCGGACAGCCTATTTTTTCTTATAAGCTTTCGTTATTTTCATTCTGGGGCCTTATGTTTATCTATCTTTGGGCTGGCGGTCACCACTTAATATATACTGCTGTGCCTGATTGGATGCAGACTATGGGTTCGGTTTTTTCTATTGTTTTGATTTTACCTTCTTGGGGTTCAGCTATTAATATGCTTCTTACAATGAAAGGCGAATGGACACAACTTCGCGAGAGCCCGCTTATTAAATTTATGATTTTAGCTTCAACTTTTTATATGTTTTCAACTCTTGAAGGCCCTATCTTGGCTATCAAATCTGTAAATGCACTAGCTCACTATACTGACTGGGTGCCAGGACACGTACATGATGGTGCACTTGGCTGGGTTGGTTTTATGACTATGGCAGCACTTTATCATATGACGCCACGTGTCTTTAAGCGCGAAATTTATTCAAAATCCTTAATGGAAGCTCAATTTTGGATACAAACAACAGGTATCGTTTTATACTTTGCTTCTATGTGGATTGCTGGTATTACGCAAGGCATGATGTGGAGAGCAACTGATAGCTATGGAAATTTACTCTACTCATTTATTGATACTGTTGTAGTACTTATACCTTATTATTACATTAGAGCTATTGGTGGGCTTTTGTATTTGATTGGCTTTTTGATGTTTGCTTACAATATCTACAAATCAACTTCTGCTAAAGCTATTTTGGCAGAGCCAAAAAGTGCAACGCCTATGGGCGGTGCTAAAGCCAATGCGGAGGTGATGTGA
- the ccoO gene encoding cytochrome-c oxidase, cbb3-type subunit II → MFAWLEKNPFFFAVCVFIVIAYAGVVEILPDFANRARPLEGTKPYTVLELAGKNIYIQNGCNTCHSQMIRPFKAETDRYGMYSLSGEFAYDRPHLWGSKRTGPDLMRVGNYRTTDWHENHMLNPASVVPGSIMPAYPFLFKKNADIETAYAEALTVKKVFNTPYDEKDMPALGTFEQANANVKEQAASIVENMKDEQVKSAFAKGEIRQIVALIAYLNSLK, encoded by the coding sequence ATGTTTGCTTGGTTAGAAAAAAATCCATTCTTTTTTGCAGTTTGCGTCTTTATTGTCATAGCTTACGCTGGCGTGGTAGAAATTTTACCCGACTTTGCAAATAGAGCTAGACCACTCGAGGGTACAAAACCTTATACAGTTTTAGAGCTTGCTGGAAAAAATATATATATACAAAATGGTTGCAATACTTGCCACTCACAGATGATACGTCCGTTTAAGGCAGAGACTGATAGATACGGCATGTACTCGCTAAGTGGTGAATTTGCTTATGATCGCCCTCATCTTTGGGGTTCAAAAAGAACTGGCCCAGATCTTATGCGTGTGGGTAATTATAGAACGACAGATTGGCATGAAAATCATATGTTAAACCCAGCCTCTGTTGTGCCAGGTTCGATCATGCCAGCATATCCATTTTTATTTAAGAAAAATGCTGACATAGAGACTGCTTACGCTGAAGCACTAACTGTTAAAAAGGTCTTTAACACACCTTATGATGAGAAAGATATGCCAGCTCTTGGTACTTTTGAGCAAGCAAATGCTAACGTGAAAGAGCAGGCTGCAAGTATCGTTGAAAATATGAAAGATGAGCAAGTAAAAAGTGCCTTTGCAAAGGGTGAAATTCGCCAGATCGTGGCACTTATCGCCTATCTAAATAGCCTAAAATAG
- a CDS encoding cytochrome c oxidase, cbb3-type, CcoQ subunit: MMDIRELQAYGYFILTAFLAITLYAYFFHLYKSEKQGRRNYEKYSKLALDDEIGSKILEQKATKESVCNG; this comes from the coding sequence ATAATGGATATTAGAGAACTTCAAGCTTATGGCTATTTTATTTTGACAGCATTTTTAGCTATCACTTTGTACGCTTATTTTTTTCACCTTTACAAAAGTGAAAAGCAAGGTAGAAGAAATTATGAGAAGTATTCGAAATTAGCCCTAGATGATGAGATCGGTAGTAAAATTTTAGAGCAAAAGGCTACAAAGGAGAGCGTATGCAATGGCTAA